Genomic window (Armatimonadota bacterium):
TTTGTCCGCCAAGTGCTCACCGCCCCGAACGATCCACTCTACGGCTACCAGTGGAACTTCGACGACAGCCTATCTCCCAATCCTTACGGTGGGGCCAATGGTGGAGGCATCAACCTGGAACCCGCCTGGGATATGTCGAGCGGCACGGGCGTGATCGTGGCAGTCATCGACACCGGCATTGCCTACGAGAACTACTCGGAGCGGGTGCGTAACCGGAAGCGGACATACTACCAGGCTCCTGACCTTGCCCAGACGGACTTCGCTCCCGGCTACGACTTCGTGAATAACGACCTCCATCCCAATGATGACAATAGCCACGGCACCCATGTCGCGGGCACCATCGCCCAAAGCACGGCGAATGCGCTGGGAGTGGCCGGCATTGCTTTCGACGCCACGCTGATGCCCGTGAAGGTGCTTGACGCCAACGGCTCCGGCACGGATGCCGAGGTGGCGGACGGCATCTACTATGCGGTCGACAACGGCGCTGACGTGTTGAATCTCAGCCTGGGTGGGGCCGGGAGCTCGACCACGCTCGGGAACGCGGTCGCCTATGCCTATCAGCACGGCGCGACTGTCGTGTGCGCCGCCGGCAACGAAGGCGCGGGTTCGAACAGCCCCTCCTATCCCGCTGCCTACGACGCCTACTGTATCGCGGTGGCCGCCACCCGGTACGATGAGACACGCGCCTACTACTCGAACTACGGCTCTTATGTGGACATCGCCGCGCCCGGGGGCGATGTCACGGTCGACCAGAACGGCGACGGGTATGTGGATGGCATCCTGCAGAACACCTTCAACCCCAACACGAGGAACACGGGAGACTTCGGGTACTGGTTCTTCCAGGGCACCTCGATGGCGACTCCTCATGTATCGGGAGTGGCTGCGCTCTTGATCGCCGACGGCGTCGCTGGACCGGATCAGGTTCGAGAGGCGCTCCAGAGCACTGCGGAGGACAAGGGAGCGCCGGGCTGGGACAGCTACTACGGCTGGGGGATCGTCGATGCTTATGCGGCACTCAACTGTGCTCTCGCCCCGGTGCACGACGTCGCGGTGACGAGTGTGAGCGCTCCGTCGAGCGCCGTTCAGGGCGAAGGGGTCTCGGTTGACGTGACGGCGGCCAACCTGGGCGACTTCACGGAAAGCTTTACCGTGACCCTGGCAGACGCCACCGACTCTGTTCCGATCGGCAGCCAGACGGTGAGCCCAGCAGCACACGCGAGTCAGACGCTTGCCTTCACCTGGCCGACCGCCACGGCTTCAACTGGGAATCATCTGCTCCGGGCGGAGGCGAGTGCGGTGAGTGGTGAAAGCAATCTCACTAACAACGTCGCGACAACCACGGTAAGCATCATCCCGCCCGGCCAGATGATGCATGTCGCCGGCATTGATATGGCTCTGAAGACAGCGGGGGTGAACACGGCTGCGCTCGCAACTGTGACGATAGTCGATGGCGGGGGCACGGCCGTCTCTGGGGTAGGCGTGTTCGGGCATTGGAGCGGCGCCAGCAGCGACAGTGACACCGGGCTCACCGACGGCGCCG
Coding sequences:
- a CDS encoding S8 family serine peptidase; amino-acid sequence: FVRQVLTAPNDPLYGYQWNFDDSLSPNPYGGANGGGINLEPAWDMSSGTGVIVAVIDTGIAYENYSERVRNRKRTYYQAPDLAQTDFAPGYDFVNNDLHPNDDNSHGTHVAGTIAQSTANALGVAGIAFDATLMPVKVLDANGSGTDAEVADGIYYAVDNGADVLNLSLGGAGSSTTLGNAVAYAYQHGATVVCAAGNEGAGSNSPSYPAAYDAYCIAVAATRYDETRAYYSNYGSYVDIAAPGGDVTVDQNGDGYVDGILQNTFNPNTRNTGDFGYWFFQGTSMATPHVSGVAALLIADGVAGPDQVREALQSTAEDKGAPGWDSYYGWGIVDAYAALNCALAPVHDVAVTSVSAPSSAVQGEGVSVDVTAANLGDFTESFTVTLADATDSVPIGSQTVSPAAHASQTLAFTWPTATASTGNHLLRAEASAVSGESNLTNNVATTTVSIIPPGQMMHVAGIDMALKTAGVNTAALATVTIVDGGGTAVSGVGVFGHWSGASSDSDTGLTDGAGRVTLQSNNVKRALHGTTFTFTIDSVSLAGWSYDSGSNLETSDSISVP